One stretch of Candidatus Eisenbacteria bacterium DNA includes these proteins:
- the thrH gene encoding bifunctional phosphoserine phosphatase/homoserine phosphotransferase ThrH yields the protein MIAAIDLEGVLAPEIWPHLGDHFGLAELHLTTRDTGDFDELMHQRVGALSRSGLTLAKVQAVAHQVHPYLGSKEFLHRIRRHCQVMIISDTFHEFAEPMLERLGGFNLFANRFEVDAHGHIVGWKLRIRGRKAMVVEGFRNAGFAVIGMGDSLNDLTLLQMADHPILFRPVAKLREELPKAVVVETLDEALVSFHEIFRRNGSDP from the coding sequence ATGATCGCCGCGATCGACCTCGAAGGAGTGCTGGCGCCCGAGATCTGGCCCCATCTGGGGGACCACTTCGGCCTGGCGGAGCTCCACCTCACGACCCGCGACACGGGCGACTTCGACGAGCTCATGCACCAGCGCGTGGGCGCGCTCTCGCGCTCGGGGCTCACGCTCGCGAAGGTGCAGGCGGTGGCGCACCAGGTGCATCCCTATCTCGGCTCCAAGGAGTTCCTCCACCGGATCCGGCGCCACTGCCAGGTGATGATCATCTCGGACACGTTCCACGAGTTCGCGGAGCCCATGCTGGAGCGGCTCGGCGGCTTCAACCTCTTCGCGAACCGGTTCGAGGTCGACGCGCACGGCCACATCGTGGGGTGGAAGCTCCGGATCCGCGGCCGGAAGGCGATGGTCGTCGAGGGGTTCCGGAACGCGGGCTTCGCGGTGATCGGGATGGGGGACAGCCTGAACGATCTCACGCTCCTCCAGATGGCGGACCACCCGATTCTCTTCCGGCCCGTGGCAAAGCTACGCGAGGAGCTCCCGAAGGCCGTGGTGGTCGAGACGCTGGACGAGGCGCTGGTTTCGTTCCATGAGATCTTCCGCCGGAACGGGAGCGATCCCTAG